In the Piscinibacter sp. XHJ-5 genome, one interval contains:
- a CDS encoding carbohydrate kinase produces the protein MFVVCGEALMDVFGQGDTPGGMALDARIGGSPFNVAMGLARLGQPVSFFGGISRGFVGERLQRALRDEGIGGDTVVPLDAPTTLSLIGLDAHGVPSYAFYGEGCADRLLPASALAQVPSTARAFHFGSYTMVVEPVAQTLRALVERERGRALIAYDPNIRLNVEPDIGRWREVLQWMAARAHLLKISEEDLALLAPGAAPATLAAQWIAQGVALVVVTRGGDGAWAWTAREHVDVPAAPSVLVDTVGAGDTFQAALLAWLAERGVLSAAALLALNAAQLRAALGFAAQAAAITCSRRGADLPRRAELPVG, from the coding sequence ATGTTCGTGGTGTGCGGCGAGGCGCTGATGGATGTATTCGGGCAGGGCGACACGCCCGGGGGCATGGCGCTGGACGCGCGCATCGGCGGATCGCCTTTCAACGTGGCCATGGGTCTGGCGCGGCTCGGCCAGCCGGTGTCCTTCTTCGGCGGCATCTCGCGCGGCTTCGTCGGCGAGCGGCTGCAGCGCGCGCTGCGCGACGAAGGCATCGGGGGCGACACGGTGGTGCCGCTGGACGCGCCGACCACGCTGTCGCTGATCGGGCTCGATGCGCACGGCGTGCCGTCGTATGCGTTCTACGGCGAGGGCTGCGCCGACCGGCTGCTGCCCGCCTCGGCGCTGGCGCAGGTGCCGTCGACGGCGAGGGCGTTCCACTTCGGCTCGTACACCATGGTCGTCGAGCCGGTGGCGCAGACGCTGCGCGCGCTGGTGGAGCGCGAACGCGGCCGCGCCTTGATCGCCTACGACCCGAACATCCGGCTCAACGTCGAGCCCGACATCGGGCGTTGGCGCGAGGTGCTGCAGTGGATGGCGGCACGAGCCCATCTGCTCAAGATCAGCGAGGAGGACCTGGCGTTGCTGGCGCCGGGCGCCGCGCCGGCGACCTTGGCGGCGCAGTGGATCGCGCAGGGCGTGGCGCTGGTGGTCGTCACCCGCGGCGGCGACGGCGCGTGGGCATGGACCGCGCGCGAGCATGTCGACGTGCCGGCGGCGCCTTCGGTGCTGGTGGACACCGTAGGGGCGGGCGACACGTTCCAGGCCGCCCTGCTGGCGTGGCTCGCCGAGCGGGGGGTGTTGTCCGCGGCTGCCTTGCTCGCATTGAATGCGGCGCAGCTGCGCGCGGCGTTGGGCTTCGCCGCGCAGGCCGCGGCGATCACCTGCTCCCGGCGCGGCGCCGACTTGCCGCGGCGGGCGGAACTGCCGGTCGGGTGA
- a CDS encoding sugar ABC transporter substrate-binding protein, with translation MRLTTAMMLAALTTTGAAYAADEPVIGLITKTETNPFFVKMKEGAQQAAKAKGAKLLTGAGKADGDNAGQVTAMENMIAGGAKTILITPSDSKAIVPAIQKARAKGVLVIALDSPTDPADATDALFATDNYQAGVLIGQYAKAAFAATSGGKPAKIAMLDLFPGHPVGAQRHNGFLKGFGLAAPDAKSNELGRGSEVVCMADSFGDQAKGQTAMENCLQKSGDINIVYTINEPAAAGAFKALKTAGKDKGVMIVSVDGGCQGVKDVAAGQIAATSQQYPLRMAAMGVEAGVEYAKTGKKPSGYTDTGVTLIAAKSVDGVTSKDTKVGTELCWGKK, from the coding sequence ATGCGTTTGACCACCGCCATGATGCTGGCAGCCCTGACGACCACCGGCGCCGCCTACGCCGCCGACGAGCCGGTCATCGGCCTGATCACCAAGACCGAGACCAACCCCTTCTTCGTGAAGATGAAGGAAGGCGCGCAGCAGGCCGCCAAGGCCAAGGGCGCGAAGCTGCTCACCGGCGCCGGCAAGGCCGACGGCGACAACGCCGGGCAGGTGACGGCCATGGAGAACATGATCGCCGGAGGGGCCAAGACCATCCTCATCACGCCGAGTGATTCGAAAGCCATCGTCCCGGCCATCCAGAAGGCGCGCGCCAAGGGCGTGCTCGTCATCGCGCTGGACAGCCCGACCGACCCGGCCGACGCCACCGATGCGCTGTTCGCCACCGACAACTACCAGGCCGGCGTGCTGATCGGCCAGTACGCCAAGGCCGCCTTCGCGGCGACGAGCGGCGGCAAGCCGGCCAAGATCGCGATGCTCGACCTGTTTCCCGGCCACCCGGTCGGCGCGCAGCGCCACAACGGCTTCCTGAAGGGCTTTGGCCTTGCGGCCCCGGACGCCAAGAGCAACGAGCTGGGGCGCGGCAGCGAGGTGGTGTGCATGGCTGACAGCTTCGGCGACCAGGCCAAGGGCCAGACGGCGATGGAAAACTGCCTGCAGAAGAGCGGCGACATCAACATCGTCTACACGATCAACGAGCCGGCCGCCGCCGGCGCCTTCAAGGCGCTCAAGACCGCCGGCAAGGACAAGGGCGTGATGATCGTCTCCGTGGACGGCGGCTGCCAGGGCGTGAAGGACGTCGCCGCCGGCCAGATCGCCGCCACCTCGCAGCAGTACCCGCTGCGCATGGCCGCGATGGGCGTGGAAGCCGGCGTGGAGTACGCCAAGACCGGCAAGAAGCCCAGCGGCTACACCGACACCGGCGTGACGCTCATCGCGGCCAAGTCGGTGGACGGCGTCACCAGCAAGGACACCAAGGTCGGCACCGAGCTGTGCTGGGGCAAGAAATGA